A genome region from Pygocentrus nattereri isolate fPygNat1 chromosome 10, fPygNat1.pri, whole genome shotgun sequence includes the following:
- the LOC108430656 gene encoding cytochrome P450 1B1-like has translation MALPESEFDLKARSIIKEWSGQVQPALMVSFIFLFCLEACLWIRNLTHKKRLPGPFAWPLVGNAMQLGQMPHITFSKLAKKYGNVYQIRLGQNDIVVLNGDAAIREALIQHSKEFAGRPNFISFQLVSGGRSMTFSNYSEQWKVHRRVAQSTLRAFSSANSQTKKVFEQHVVAECMDMVQSFLRLSADRRYFNPSHEFTIAAANVLCALCFGKRYGHDDPEFRTLLGKVDKFGETVGAGSLVDVMPWLQSFPNPVRSVYQNFKDLNNEFFAFVKDKVVQHRNTYNPDVTRDMSDAIISVIEHGKNSMLTEDFVEGTVTDLIGAGQDTVSTVMQWILLLLVKYPDMQAELQQQIDKVVGCDRLPSMDDKADLAYLEAFIYETMRYTSFVPVTIPHSTTSDVTIEGLHIPKDMVVFINQWSVNHDPQKWQDPHIFNPSRFLDEKGALDKDLTNSVMIFSTGRRRCIGDQIAKTEIFLFLAILLHQCTFESNPSQPLTMDCSYGLALKPVNYTVTAKVRGKLLGLVSPA, from the coding sequence ATGGCATTGCCAGAGTCAGAGTTTGACTTGAAGGCACGCAGCATCATAAAAGAATGGAGTGGACAGGTTCAACCTGCTCTCATGGtctccttcatcttcctcttctgCCTGGAGGCCTGCCTGTGGATCCGCAATCTCACCCACAAGAAGAGGCTGCCTGGGCCCTTCGCCTGGCCTCTGGTGGGCAACGCCATGCAGCTGGGCCAGATGCCCCACATCACCTTCTCTAAGCTGGCCAAAAAGTATGGCAATGTCTACCAGATCCGGCTCGGCCAAAATGACATAGTGGTGCTGAATGGAGACGCGGCCATACGTGAAGCTCTGATACAGCACAGCAAAGAGTTTGCAGGGAGACCCAACTTCATCTCCTTTCAGTTAGTCTCAGGGGGGAGAAGTATGACCTTCAGCAATTACAGTGAGCAGTGGAAGGTGCACAGGAGAGTGGCTCAGTCTACCCTGCGGGCTTTCTCATCAGCAAACAGCCAGACCAAGAAAGTATTCGAACAGCATGTGGTCGCCGAATGCATGGACATGGTGCAGAGCTTTCTCAGACTGAGTGCAGACAGGCGATATTTCAATCCTTCACATGAATTCACAATCGCTGCTGCTAATGTCCTTTGCGCTCTTTGCTTCGGGAAGCGGTATGGCCATGATGACCCAGAGTTCAGGACCCTTCTGGGCAAGGTGGATAAGTTCGGAGAGACGGTGGGCGCTGGGAGCTTGGTGGACGTGATGCCATGGCTTCAGTCTTTTCCCAACCCGGTGCGCAGTGTGTACCAGAACTTCAAGGACCTCAATAATGAGTTCTTTGCTTTTGTGAAAGACAAGGTAGTGCAGCACAGAAATACATATAACCCTGACGTAACCCGAGATATGAGTGATGCCATCATCAGCGTGATTGAGCATGGAAAGAACAGCATGCTGACTGAAGACTTTGTAGAGGGAACAGTGACAGATCTTATTGGAGCAGGACAGGACACTGTATCCACAGTCATGCAGTGGATACTGCTGCTGTTGGTGAAATATCCAGACATGCAGGCTGAGCTCCAGCAGCAGATCGATAAAGTGGTGGGTTGTGACAGACTGCCCTCAATGGACGACAAGGCCGACCTGGCTTACCTGGAAGCCTTCATCTACGAGACTATGCGCTACACCAGCTTTGTGCCCGTAACCATCCCTCACTCCACCACCTCAGACGTGACCATCGAGGGTCTTCACATCCCCAAGGACATGGTGGTGTTCATCAACCAGTGGTCTGTCAACCATGACCCTCAGAAGTGGCAAGACCCGCACATCTTTAATCCGTCAAGGTTCCTGGATGAGAAAGGAGCCCTTGACAAGGACTTGACCAACAGTGTCATGATCTTCTCCACAGGTAGGAGGAGATGCATTGGTGACCAGATTGCCAAGACTGAGATCTTCTTGTTCTTGGCTATTCTGCTGCATCAGTGCACCTTTGAGAGCAACCCCTCTCAACCTCTCACCATGGACTGTTCATACGGGTTAGCGCTGAAGCCGGTCAACTACACGGTTACAGCCAAGGTCAGAGGGAAGCTCCTTGGCCTTGTGTCACCAGCATGA